A genome region from Pseudomonas pergaminensis includes the following:
- a CDS encoding DUF1289 domain-containing protein has translation MSNQTIKTPCVGLCSTVYGDLVCRGCKRFHHEVIQWNGYNEEEKRAVWLRLEQLLVQVMAGKLEVFDPKTLRGQLEQRKIRFVPHQSEYCWAYQLIARGARVINNLEAYGMVLLPEFRDWPLPDLRDAIDREFFILSEAHYQRYIAPSFLKDAFTG, from the coding sequence ATGTCCAACCAAACCATCAAGACCCCCTGCGTCGGCCTGTGCTCCACGGTCTATGGCGATCTCGTGTGCCGTGGCTGCAAGCGTTTCCACCATGAAGTGATCCAGTGGAATGGCTATAACGAAGAGGAAAAACGTGCGGTCTGGCTGCGCTTGGAGCAGCTGTTGGTGCAGGTAATGGCCGGCAAACTGGAGGTTTTCGACCCCAAGACCCTGCGCGGCCAGCTGGAACAGCGCAAGATCCGCTTCGTGCCGCACCAGTCCGAGTACTGCTGGGCCTACCAGTTGATCGCTCGTGGGGCACGGGTGATCAACAACTTGGAGGCCTACGGCATGGTGTTGCTTCCGGAGTTCCGCGACTGGCCCTTGCCGGACTTGCGCGATGCCATTGATCGGGAGTTCTTTATCCTGTCCGAGGCGCATTACCAGCGTTATATCGCGCCAAGCTTCCTCAAGGATGCGTTTACAGGCTAA